One window from the genome of Epinephelus moara isolate mb chromosome 21, YSFRI_EMoa_1.0, whole genome shotgun sequence encodes:
- the slc25a36a gene encoding solute carrier family 25 member 36-A, whose protein sequence is MSQRDTLVHLFAGGCGGTVGAILTCPLEVVKTRLQSSSITLYISEVQLSTVNGASVARVAPPGPLHCLKLILEREGPRSLFRGLGPNLVGVAPSRAIYFAAYSTAKEKLNGVLEPDSTQVHMVSAGMAGFTAITATNPIWLIKTRLQLETRNRGERRMNAFECVRRVYQMDGLRGFYRGMSASYAGISETVIHFVIYESIKRKLLEWKAHASMDEEEESVKDASDFVGMMLAAATSKTCATSIAYPHEVIRTRLREEGSKYRSFFQTLLTVPREEGYRALYRGLTTHLVRQIPNTAIMMCTYEVVVYLLGR, encoded by the exons ATGAGCCAAAGGGACACACTGGTTCATTTGTTCGCTGGAGG ATGCGGTGGCACAGTGGGCGCAATTTTGACATGTCCTCTGGAGGTTGTGAAGACCAGACTGCAGTCCTCTTCCATCACTCTCTACATCTCTGAAGTCCAGCTCAGCACCGTCAACGGAGCCAGTGTGGCCCGTGTAGCTCCACCAGGGCCTCTGCACTGTCTCAA GTTAATTCTAGAGAGAGAGGGACCCCGTTCACTCTTCAGAGGACTGGGACCCAATCTTGTGGGTGTGGCACCTTCCAG GGCGATCTACTTTGCGGCCTATTCAACAGCCAAGGAGAAGCTAAATGGGGTGCTGGAACCGGACTCAACCCAAGTGCACATGGTGTCGGCTGGGATGGCAG GGTTCACCGCCATCACAGCCACCAATCCCATCTGGCTGATCAAGACTCGTCTGCAGCTGGAAACCAG AAACCGGGGGGAGCGGCGAATGAATGCATTCGAGTGCGTGCGGCGGGTGTACCAGATGGACGGCCTGCGAGGTTTCTACAGGGGCATGTCAGCCTCATACGCTGGCATCTCTGAGACTGTTATCCATTTTGTCATCTATGAGAGCATCAAACGTAAACTGTTGGAATGGAAGGCCCACGCCAGCATGGACGAAGAGGAAGAGTCCGTCAAAGATGCGTCGGACTTTGTGGGCATGATGCTTGCAGCAGCCACCTCAAAAACTTGTGCCACCTCCATCGCCTACCCTCACG AGGTGATACGAACACGGCTACGAGAGGAGGGCAGCAAGTATCGCTCTTTCTTCCAGACTCTGTTGACAGTACCCAGGGAGGAAGGATACCGGGCGCTGTACCGCGGCCTAACCACCCACCTCGTCAGACAGATCCCCAACACGGCCATCATGATGTGCACCTATGAGGTGGTGGTCTACCTACTTGGCCGTTAG